The sequence ACGAAAGCTACTTTATCCAGCCAAAAGCCCAAATCACGTGGATGGGGGTTAAGGCCGATGAACATCGTGAAGCTAACGGCACACAAGTGAGTGGGCAGGGCGACGGCAATATTCAGACTCGTCTGGGCCTGCGCTCTTATATGTTGGGCCACCACGAAAGTGATAATGGCAAGGATCGCGAGTTCCAACCCTTTGTGGAAGCTAACTGGATCCACAACACCAAAGATTTTGGCACCAATATGAACGCAGTTGCAGTGAAGCAGGCTGGCGCGAAGAATATCGGTGAACTGAAACTGGGCGTTGAGGGGCAATTGAATAAGCAATTGAATGTCTGGGGTAATGTGGGCCAGCAACTCGGCGACAAAGGTTACAGCGATACCGCAGTGATGTTAGGAGTGAAATACAACTTCTAATCTTGGTGAGATCTGATAATAACGGTGCTTCGGCACCGTTATTTATTTGCATCCAATCCAAACTGTCTCATTCAGAATAAGCTCGCGGAAAAGGAACGATGCAACGTCATGAGAGTCATGGTGGTGAGTAATTGTAACTTAACAATATTTTCATTCGAAATCATCGTCAAAGAAATAAAGAAAGTGGCGGATAAAGCAATAGATATCAACATTGAGAAAAGTTATTCAGTCGATGATGAGAGCATCTATATTAAATCAGACGAGCAAAGTGTGGTTATTCTAGATGTTGATAATATTGCGCCATCTAAGGTGTTTTATACTATTAGTCAAATAAGAGAATCAAACCCTTGCTCTTTCGTGATGGTTTTTTGCAGAAAACATGAAGAGACAGAGGATTTTACTTATCTCGCAATCTTAGCGGACGGAATTTTATGTAAGACAGCCTCTGTAGACAAGGTTAAGTCTATGATAATTAAATTAATATGTTCATGCAAACCCCCTAAGGGCTTTGATCGACATGATCTGACGAGTAAAATAAAATCGCAGTTAACTCTGCGGGAGAATGAAGTGCTTGAATGCATATTGCTCGGGCTAAGAAATACTGATATTTCAAGGCGACTGAATATGAAAAGCAAAACAGCCAGTGCTCACCGACGAAATATATATAATAAATTAGGCGTTAAAACGATCAACGAGATACTCAGAACTTTACTTACACCCCAAGGTGTTGATGATGAGTTCTTATATTGATTCTGAAATTCAACAGGTGTTGATTATTACCTGTAGCTCTAAATATGA comes from Yersinia bercovieri ATCC 43970 and encodes:
- a CDS encoding helix-turn-helix domain-containing protein — translated: MRVMVVSNCNLTIFSFEIIVKEIKKVADKAIDINIEKSYSVDDESIYIKSDEQSVVILDVDNIAPSKVFYTISQIRESNPCSFVMVFCRKHEETEDFTYLAILADGILCKTASVDKVKSMIIKLICSCKPPKGFDRHDLTSKIKSQLTLRENEVLECILLGLRNTDISRRLNMKSKTASAHRRNIYNKLGVKTINEILRTLLTPQGVDDEFLY